From the Vibrio ziniensis genome, the window AAACGACAACTATTATCATTGATGGGTTGATTTTTTGGGGCTAAAGTAGCGTCGAAATCATTAATATATTGTTACAAGTACGAAAGAAGTTACTATGCAGAAAAATCAAAATAAAAGAAGCGCTTATCCATTAACGGTTATTAGCACCGAACAAGTTTCACCCAGCATTCAAAGAATTACATTACAAGGCGATGCGATTGCCCACTTCGGTAAACAAAGCGAAGGCGATTACATTAAACTGCTTTTCTCACCAGAAGGCTCAACTCACATCGCGGATTTAGAAGAAGGTGCAAGACCATTAATGCGCACCTATACGATTCGTGAATTTGATGAACAGAACAACAGCATTGTGGTGGATTTCGTTCGCCACATTACTCAAGATCCGACGTCTGGTTTTGCAGCACGTTGGTCAGTAAATGCAAAAGCTGGCGATACCATTTCGATTGCTGGGCCAGGTCAAGGTCAATCCATTAATCCAAACTCAGATTGGGTGTTCCTAGCAGCAGATATGACTTCACTGCCCGCTCTGGCAGTGACTCTTGCAAACCTAAACGAAAAGTCACGCGGTTACGCTGTTATTGAAGTAAACGAACATGAAGATGTGCAGACACTTCAAGCGCCAGAAGGTGTAAAGGTCATTTGGGCTATTGCGGAATACGGTGACAAGCTCGTTGAGCTAGTTAAGGCACAAGCTTGGCTAGACGGTCAATGTGCTGTTTGGTGTGCGTGTGAGTTTGATTCGATGAAAGCTCTACGCCAGTACTTCCGTAACGACAAAGAAATAGACAGAGATTTCATCTATATCAGCAGTTACTGGAAAAACGGCGTCACTGAAGATGGTCATAAAGTTATTAAGCGACAAGACGCCGAAGCACAACACTGAGCGCTACTCAAATACCAATAAAGAAAACCGAAAAAGAATATAAAAATGATAAAAACAGCCCGCTCACTGCAGGCTGTTTTTTTGTCTGGTTAAATGTTGTCTGGAGAACTGTTATCTAGAGAAATGAGCCACCGCCTCAATATTGATTGCATCGTGTCGCCAGTATTCTATATCACAACAAATCGCCTCACCTTTTGCGTTTAAATTAACCCTTTCAACGACCATAGTTGGAGTGCCATCAGTGGCACGAAGTGCTTGTGCGGTTTCATTCACCAATGAGCTTGTCGATATACGGTAACGCACAGATTGGTATTGGGTCGCGTAATGCTCTTTATAGATATCCGTTAACGATTGTGACAAATCGTGTGACAAGAGATCTGGAAAAAGGTCAGGTCGAATATAGTGAGTAACAAACACCACGGGTCTTGAATCTAGGTAGCGAACTCGGTCAACACGATAGATATCAGTGAATGGTTTTAATGCCAGCAACGAGGTTGCTTGCTTATTGGCAATCATCGCTTTCGCTGAGATCAGTTCGGTGTTTGGAATACGGTTTTGCTCACTCGCCATCTTATTGAAGCTAAGACTTTGTGTTGGGTCATAGCGCAAAGGCGCTGGCGAAATAAACCACCCTCGACGGTCTTCACGAAACACGCGCCCTTCTGCTTCAAGCAAAGATAACGCTTCACGCAAAGTGACTCGAGTCGTATCAAAAGATTCAGCCAGTTTTCGCTCCGAAGGTAGCTTCTGCCTCGGAGATAACATGCCAGCTTCAATTTGCTCGACGATAGCATCTTTAATTTTCACGTATTGCACAGTATCCCTTACACCTAAACCTATGTTTACACCCAATATCTTAGGGTGAAAGTTACGCTAACAAAATACTACGCAACTCATGCAAGGATTGCACTTCATAATGTGCATTAATGCCTTCTGGACGTTCATGTTGATGAACGTTCAACCAACAGGTTTCAATACCGAAATTTAAGCCACCAAGAATATCGGAATGAGGGTTATCACCTACCATCAATACACGCTCTTTACTCGGGTTACCCATTCTTTCCATCGCATGAAGGAAAATACCTGCATCAGGTTTAGCTACACCCACTTCTTCAGAAATCACCACTTGATCAAAGTAGTGAGTCATTCCCGTTCTTTCTAAACGAATTGCCTGAAGCTCAGTAAAGCCGTTAGTAATAATGCCAAGCTTCGCTTTGCCATTTAGTGCATCCATCAGCTCTTTTGCACCCGGCAGCAAAGTGCAGATGTCCGCCATCGCTTCCAAGAAAGCAGTGTTTAGCTCAGCTGTAGTAGTTCCCAGCTTTTCTGCCCAACCTATAAAACGGATGTGTTTCAGTTCTTCTGCAGTGATGTTGCCGTTTTGATAATCGACCCAAAGCGGTTTATTTACTTGCTGATATTGATGAAAATCTTGCTCAGTAAAGTTCACGCCTTTACGTTCAAACATCAATTGCATGCCTTTTAGTGCATCGAAATGGAACAAGGTCTCGTCAGCATCAAATAAAATCCAGTCGTACTTCATATCTGTCTCCTCAAAAGCTGACCCTAGTGTAGATTGTTTTCCATAAAATGATAATCTCTAGAAACGGAAACTTGTTGTTAATTTAGAGGCAACAATAAACATGGATAATACCTTCTCAAGCATCCCTATTTTTGTTGCTGTCGTGGAGTGCGGCAGTTTTTCACTCGCAGCTGAAAAATTAGGCGTCACTAAGTCAGCAATCAGTAAACGAGTGACACAGTTAGAAGATGATCTAGGCATACGTCTGCTTAATCGAACCACAAGAAAACTCAGTCTGACTGAAGCCGGTAAACGCTATTATGACCATGCATCTCAAGCACTTGCATTAGCACAACAAGGGATGGACGCTGTCACTGAACTGCAAGGTGAGCCTCAGGGTAAGCTGAAAATCACAGCCCCGATGTCATTCGGTGTGCTCTATATCGCCCCTATCATCGCTGAGTTTCTGGCCCAGTATCCAAAGGTAACGATCGATCTGCAACTGGAAGATCAAATGGTTGATTTAATCGAAGGCGAATTTGACTTAGCAATTCGCATCGGCAATTTGCCCATTTCTAACTTAGTTGCCAAACGTTTAGTGCAGTGTAAAAGCGTATTGTGCGCATCGCCTGATTACCTCAAAAAGCATGGTTCTCCGCAAAAGCCTTCTGATCTGATTGACCACAACTGTCTGGTTTACTCCTATTTTCGAGGAGGCAGTGAATGGACGTTTGAACAGCAGCACAACGAGTTTAAAGTCATCCCCAAAGGTAACTTTATCGTCAATAACAGCGAAGCCATTCGCCGCGCTTTAATCGAAGGCTTAGGCGTTGGTCAGTTACCAACATTTCTCGTCAGCAAAGACATTTTATCAGGCAAGTTGATTTCGATAATGACCGCCTACTCGCTACCTGAACACGCTATCTATGCGGTGTTTCCTGAACGTAAACATCTTCCTCACAAAGTAAGAGCGTTCATGGAATATGTAGCAGACAAACTTGGCAGATTGACGCCAATCTGGGACGAAGGTCTATTCTGAGTCACAACAATAAAGCCCGAGGAATAAAAAAGGCAAAATCACTGATTTAGCACAATAAACATCCAGCATTTACGACATATAAAACCAGTACTAACTGCTTGAGTATCAACTGGATGTGCTATGAAACACTTTTTGCCTTCTTCCGTCATGCTTGTACCGTTTGTGGTGAAACATTACCCAGAGAATGACGCCCTATCTGAATCTGAACCAGAAACTGAAATCGAACAAAATTTGAGCTGTGATCTATGCAACGATCCAGTCTCTGATCCTAAACTAGACTTATCTACCGATAACCAATTGAAAGCGAATAAAGGTCGCAAGGTTAGAAAAACTCCTGCTAAACACAAGGAATAAGTCGATGAAAAAAGTAGCCGTGATTTTAAGTGGCTGTGGAGTATTCGATGGCTCAGAAATTCATGAAGCTGTCTTAGCTCTCCATGCCATAGAGAAGCAAGGTGCGAGCTGGTACTGTTTCGCGCCTAATATTGAACAGTTACATGTTATCAATCACCTGACTGGTGAAGAGATGACAGAAACACGAAATGTGTTGGTGGAAGCGGCTCGGCTTGTTCGTGGCAAAATTGATGATGTAGAAAAACTTAAGGCTGACGAATACGATGCCTTACTTATCCCTGGCGGTTTTGGCGCTGCAAAAAACTTAACCGACTTCGCGATTAAAGGCACAGAGTGTACTATCAACGCTCATGTGGCTTCCGCATGTCGAGCCTTTGCTCAAGCAGGCAAGCCAGCCGCTTATCTCTGTATCGCGCCAACCATTATACCGATGATTTATGAACACGGTGTTCAGGGAACGATCGGTAATGATAAAGATACCGCTGTCGCTTTTAATCACATGGGTGGTGACCATATTAACTGTCCTGTAGATGACTTTGTTTACGACCACGAGCACAACGTACTATCAACACCTGCCTATATGTTGGCAGAAAGCATTTCAGAAGCGGCTTCGGGTATCGAACGTTTGGTTGAAAAACTAATACAGCTGGCTTAGTCACAGCTGCGCGACTATTAGCATTGGTATAAGCCAAATTAGCACGGGTATAAATGGCCTGACGCTTTACAATGAAATCCCAAAGGTGATCGTTAGGTCACCTTTGGGATTTCATTGCTTGGGATTACTTTATCCATTACTTATTTTATCCACTGAATCGTTGAGCAAATATTATCCGCGACTTGACTCAAATCAGCATAAATTTGAAAATTACCGCAATCGAACAATCCTCTCGTAAAAAACCTTTACATCGATATATTTCCAGATAACATGCCAACGCAAACGTTTGCCTAACTACACACAAACACCTTCTGAGGATTTTATGCTATCAGACATCGACATTTGCCGTTCTACTCAATTGACTCACATTGATGCCGTGGCTGAAAAGGCAGGATTGCTTGCTGAAGAATATGAAAGCCATGGACATTACAAAGCAAAAGTCTCGTTAAAATGCTTAGAACGCTTGCACGAAAAACCTATTGGTAAGTTTGTGTTGGTGACTGCAATTACACCAACGCCACTTGGAGAAGGTAAAACCGTGACCACAATCGGTCTCGCGCAGGGATTAGCAAAACTAAACCAATCTGTATTTGCCTGTATTCGCCAACCCTCAATGGGGCCTATCTTTGGTGTAAAAGGTGGTGCAGCTGGTGGCGGCTATTCTCAAGTAGCGCCGATGGAAGAGTTAAACTTGCACTTAACCGGTGACATTCACGCAGTGACCGCAGCGCATAACCTTGCCTCTGCCGCCATTGATGCCCGTATCTACCATGAGCAACGTAACGGCTACGAAGATTTTGAGCGTAGAACTCAGCTAAAAGCCTTACGTATCGATCCACATCAGGTGGTATGGAAACGTGTGGTTGACCATAACGACCGCGCATTACGTATGGTGACTGTCGGCCAGAACGAAATGGGTAAAACGATTAACGGCTATGAACGCACCGATGGATTTGATATCTCCGCAGCATCAGAGTTAATGGCAATCCTAGCTTTGGCTTCTGACCTTAAAGATTTACGCCAACGGATTGGTAAAATCGTGGTTGCTTACAGTTTTGATGGGCATCCAGTTACCACTGAAGATCTACAAGTGGCTGGCGCAATGACAGTTAGTATGAAAGAAGCGATTAAACCAACCCTAATGCAGACGTTGGAGGGCGTCCCTACCCTTATTCACGCGGGACCTTTTGCCAATATCGCGCATGGTAACTCATCTATTATCGCCGATGATATTGCGACACGATTAGCCAATTACACAGTCACAGAAGGTGGTTTCGGCTCAGATATGGGTTTTGAAAAAGCCTGTAACATCAAAGCGAAAGCATCAGGAAAAACACCCGATTGTGCCGTTATCGTTGCCACCCTACGTGGGCTCAAAGCTAACTCAGGTCAATTCGATCTGAAACCGGGTCAAGCAATACCAGACTCGTTGTTCTCACCCGATAAAGACGCATTATTAGAAGGTTTTGAGAACCTCAAATGGCATATCAACAACGTAAATAAATACGGCATTCCTGCAGTGGTTGCAATTAACCGTTTTCCTCAAGATACTGACGAAGAACTGCAACAACTCATCTCATTGATTGAAGCACTTCCAAACGATGTTGAGGTAGCACTTTCTGAAGGCTTTGTAAAAGGTGGAGAAGGAACGAAAGATCTCGCTAATAAAGTGATTAAGCAGTGTGAAAAGCCTTCTCTATTTATGCCTCTCTATCAAGCAGAAGATGCATTGATGACCAAAATTACCAATGTTGTCACCAAAGGTTACGGCGCAGGTTCATTCATGCTCAGCTACAAAGCACAAACACAGTTAAAACAACTGAATGAACAGGGTTTTGAAAACTTGTCTGTCTGTTTTGCCAAAACACCGCTTTCGATTACGACAAACTCTTCGATTAAAGGTGCACCGAGCGGTTTTGAGGTCATGATCCGTGAACTCAAGCTCTGTGCTGGTGCAGGCTTTGTATATGCCCTGTGTGACAATGTGATGACCATGCCCGGTTTACCAGACAAACCCGCATTTATGTCACTAGACATTGACGAACACGGCCATATTATCGGCTTGAGTTAAGTTCTTTGAAACTCTAAAGGCAGCACTTCACTCATCGCTGCCTTTCCCTTTACTGATAGATTTATTTAGTAAATGATTTGAAATTTATCACTTCCTGTGCCGTTCTTTTCTTATACCAATTATAAAAATGGGTAAGGAAAGTCATGAAACGCTCAACAATACTATTGCTACTCTTGGCGGCAATCCCTTTATCTTTTTTTTCGCTTAGTCACGCCACCAGTGAAATGAAACCTGCTCAATCGGACTCAAAAAGTATGGGGCAAACCGAAGTTGCAACACTAGCAGGCGGCTGCTTCTGGTGTACAGAATCGGATATGGAGCAACTCAACGGAGTCATTGATGTGGTGTCTGGGTATGCTGGCGGGAATGTTGATAACCCCAAATACCGAGAAGTCTCTTCAGGAAAAACCGGGCACATAGAAGTCGTTCAAGTGGCGTACGATCCCAAGAAAGTGACTTACGAACAAGTATTGGATCAGTTCTTTCGCCATATCGACCCAACCGATGACCAAGGTTCATTTGTTGACAGAGGCAACCAGTATCGTCCTGCAATTTTCTATCACAATGAAGAGCAAAAACAGATTGCGTCTAACTTTATGAACGAGATAGAGCAATCGGGCATTTTTAAGAAGCAACTAAAAACCGAACTGATCCCATTCACCAAGTTTTGGGTTGCCGAGGATTATCACCAAGACTATTACAAAACTAACAAGCTTCGTTATAAGTACTATCGATACGCTTCTGGTCGCGACCAATATTTGGATGAGATTTTTGGTAAAGACAGAGTAGACAATCCTGTTACGTTACGAGAGATCATCGATAAAACCAAAGCGGTGAACAGTGTCAAAGTGTACACACGTCCGTCGGATAGTGAAATCAAAGCTAAACTGACCGAATTGCAATATTACGTGACTCAAGAAGAAGGCACTGAGCGTGCGTTTCAAAATGAATACTGGGACAACAAGCAGGAAGGAATCTATGTGGATATCGTCTCTGGTGAGCCACTGTTTTCATCAACCGATAAGTACAAATCAGGTACGGGCTGGCCAAGTTTCACAAAACCCATCAATGCCGCATACATTGTGACTCACGATGACAATAAGCTCTTTTACACCAGAACCGAGGTTCGCAGCCGTTTCGCCAACTCTCATCTCGGTCATGTGTTCGATGATGGTCCTGCACCAACAGGGTTGAGATACTGTATGAATTCAGCCGCAATGCGCTTTGTTCCGGTAGATAAAATGCAGCAAGAAGGCTACGAAGAATGGTTGAAGCTTTTCAATCAATAGACATTTATGTTGGACGGGTTTCAGCGAACAAGATGCCTAACCACACTTACATTCTGATATTTGGGTGCCCGGTCTCTGGTTTGACTGGGCGTCTCAGCAAATAACAGCTTGTAATAGTGGTTAAATGTTCCTAAATGGTAGAAACCGTAATGCAAAGCTATATCGCAAATTGCCCTCTCCTCACTCATGTTTAGCAAATCTCTTCTAACAGCGTTGAGCCTGCAATCTCGAAGAAAGCTATTCGGGCTAATGCCCAATTCCTGTTCAAAACAGTACTGCAAAGTTCTTTGACTGACACAGGCAATCGAACTCATCTCATTAATCGTTAATGGATAATTGCCCGTCTGCTCAATATGATTGTAGATACGTTTTAACGCTTGACGACGTGTGGAAAAACCTCTTGAGTGTTCAGGTGTTCCTGTAACTTGATACTGCCCTAACCTCGCGATGGCCGATTGTTCAATCAGATGAACTAATCGAGAATGAAGTTCCATTTGATTCGGATCAGTCAATTCAAGTATTTTGCGTCCCAATATGGAGTTGCAGTTAAGGGATTGCTTAATCAGATCCACCAGTGCCCAACAGCTGTGTGCCGCATGAGAATTTTCAATTAAACAAGTGTTTTCCCACCGTTCTAGCTCCTCTGAGCCAATACCCGTTGCGAGCAACTCTCTATCAATCACAATACCAAAGATATTAAAATCGTCAGGTGTGGTTAGCTCAAAGTGTTCATGGGCAGGTCTAATCATAAGCTGATGCTTGTCAGCTGTCCTGCCATTCACTTTTGGGCGCTCCGCATCTAATGAAAATCCAATCCAGAGGGCCTCTGGGTTCACACAACATTCTTGATGAATAGTTTGACTGGTGTATTCCTCAAAAAGGTGCAGTCTTGGCAGCCTTAACTCGTCTAAATAGCCATTAAACTGCCCTGAACCATGCTGATTATATCTTTGTTCCCAAGCACTTAGTGTCTGTGCCTGCTGATTGACATCAAAACTGTACTGTTTGCACCTCACTGGTGCGCATGAATGTTCTTCATCTCGCAATTGAACCAAATTCATACTCCTTCCTTGCACCACAACCAAACAGCAGTTACTTCAAGTTCATGTTTTTAAATAAATTTTCAATTTTGCACATTTCCGTCATAGCAAAGGAACGAAACTAGCAACCTCAATAATCAACTTAAATGCAAAGTTCACACCCAGTTTGAGAGGTCCTATGGGTCCAAACTATCGATATCAACTAGGTAGCCAAACCTACCAGTT encodes:
- a CDS encoding siderophore-interacting protein, with product MQKNQNKRSAYPLTVISTEQVSPSIQRITLQGDAIAHFGKQSEGDYIKLLFSPEGSTHIADLEEGARPLMRTYTIREFDEQNNSIVVDFVRHITQDPTSGFAARWSVNAKAGDTISIAGPGQGQSINPNSDWVFLAADMTSLPALAVTLANLNEKSRGYAVIEVNEHEDVQTLQAPEGVKVIWAIAEYGDKLVELVKAQAWLDGQCAVWCACEFDSMKALRQYFRNDKEIDRDFIYISSYWKNGVTEDGHKVIKRQDAEAQH
- the phnR gene encoding phosphonate utilization transcriptional regulator PhnR; the encoded protein is MQYVKIKDAIVEQIEAGMLSPRQKLPSERKLAESFDTTRVTLREALSLLEAEGRVFREDRRGWFISPAPLRYDPTQSLSFNKMASEQNRIPNTELISAKAMIANKQATSLLALKPFTDIYRVDRVRYLDSRPVVFVTHYIRPDLFPDLLSHDLSQSLTDIYKEHYATQYQSVRYRISTSSLVNETAQALRATDGTPTMVVERVNLNAKGEAICCDIEYWRHDAINIEAVAHFSR
- the yjjG gene encoding pyrimidine 5'-nucleotidase, producing the protein MKYDWILFDADETLFHFDALKGMQLMFERKGVNFTEQDFHQYQQVNKPLWVDYQNGNITAEELKHIRFIGWAEKLGTTTAELNTAFLEAMADICTLLPGAKELMDALNGKAKLGIITNGFTELQAIRLERTGMTHYFDQVVISEEVGVAKPDAGIFLHAMERMGNPSKERVLMVGDNPHSDILGGLNFGIETCWLNVHQHERPEGINAHYEVQSLHELRSILLA
- a CDS encoding LysR family transcriptional regulator yields the protein MDNTFSSIPIFVAVVECGSFSLAAEKLGVTKSAISKRVTQLEDDLGIRLLNRTTRKLSLTEAGKRYYDHASQALALAQQGMDAVTELQGEPQGKLKITAPMSFGVLYIAPIIAEFLAQYPKVTIDLQLEDQMVDLIEGEFDLAIRIGNLPISNLVAKRLVQCKSVLCASPDYLKKHGSPQKPSDLIDHNCLVYSYFRGGSEWTFEQQHNEFKVIPKGNFIVNNSEAIRRALIEGLGVGQLPTFLVSKDILSGKLISIMTAYSLPEHAIYAVFPERKHLPHKVRAFMEYVADKLGRLTPIWDEGLF
- the elbB gene encoding isoprenoid biosynthesis glyoxalase ElbB, whose product is MKKVAVILSGCGVFDGSEIHEAVLALHAIEKQGASWYCFAPNIEQLHVINHLTGEEMTETRNVLVEAARLVRGKIDDVEKLKADEYDALLIPGGFGAAKNLTDFAIKGTECTINAHVASACRAFAQAGKPAAYLCIAPTIIPMIYEHGVQGTIGNDKDTAVAFNHMGGDHINCPVDDFVYDHEHNVLSTPAYMLAESISEAASGIERLVEKLIQLA
- a CDS encoding formate--tetrahydrofolate ligase, with translation MLSDIDICRSTQLTHIDAVAEKAGLLAEEYESHGHYKAKVSLKCLERLHEKPIGKFVLVTAITPTPLGEGKTVTTIGLAQGLAKLNQSVFACIRQPSMGPIFGVKGGAAGGGYSQVAPMEELNLHLTGDIHAVTAAHNLASAAIDARIYHEQRNGYEDFERRTQLKALRIDPHQVVWKRVVDHNDRALRMVTVGQNEMGKTINGYERTDGFDISAASELMAILALASDLKDLRQRIGKIVVAYSFDGHPVTTEDLQVAGAMTVSMKEAIKPTLMQTLEGVPTLIHAGPFANIAHGNSSIIADDIATRLANYTVTEGGFGSDMGFEKACNIKAKASGKTPDCAVIVATLRGLKANSGQFDLKPGQAIPDSLFSPDKDALLEGFENLKWHINNVNKYGIPAVVAINRFPQDTDEELQQLISLIEALPNDVEVALSEGFVKGGEGTKDLANKVIKQCEKPSLFMPLYQAEDALMTKITNVVTKGYGAGSFMLSYKAQTQLKQLNEQGFENLSVCFAKTPLSITTNSSIKGAPSGFEVMIRELKLCAGAGFVYALCDNVMTMPGLPDKPAFMSLDIDEHGHIIGLS
- the msrB gene encoding peptide-methionine (R)-S-oxide reductase MsrB, with the protein product MKRSTILLLLLAAIPLSFFSLSHATSEMKPAQSDSKSMGQTEVATLAGGCFWCTESDMEQLNGVIDVVSGYAGGNVDNPKYREVSSGKTGHIEVVQVAYDPKKVTYEQVLDQFFRHIDPTDDQGSFVDRGNQYRPAIFYHNEEQKQIASNFMNEIEQSGIFKKQLKTELIPFTKFWVAEDYHQDYYKTNKLRYKYYRYASGRDQYLDEIFGKDRVDNPVTLREIIDKTKAVNSVKVYTRPSDSEIKAKLTELQYYVTQEEGTERAFQNEYWDNKQEGIYVDIVSGEPLFSSTDKYKSGTGWPSFTKPINAAYIVTHDDNKLFYTRTEVRSRFANSHLGHVFDDGPAPTGLRYCMNSAAMRFVPVDKMQQEGYEEWLKLFNQ
- a CDS encoding helix-turn-helix domain-containing protein; this encodes MNLVQLRDEEHSCAPVRCKQYSFDVNQQAQTLSAWEQRYNQHGSGQFNGYLDELRLPRLHLFEEYTSQTIHQECCVNPEALWIGFSLDAERPKVNGRTADKHQLMIRPAHEHFELTTPDDFNIFGIVIDRELLATGIGSEELERWENTCLIENSHAAHSCWALVDLIKQSLNCNSILGRKILELTDPNQMELHSRLVHLIEQSAIARLGQYQVTGTPEHSRGFSTRRQALKRIYNHIEQTGNYPLTINEMSSIACVSQRTLQYCFEQELGISPNSFLRDCRLNAVRRDLLNMSEERAICDIALHYGFYHLGTFNHYYKLLFAETPSQTRDRAPKYQNVSVVRHLVR